TTCTGCGTGCCGGACTGGGCCGCCCGACGGAGCGCATCGGCCTGTGGTTGCTGGCGTGGGTCTTCGCGATGTTCATCGGTTTCGCCGTCGCCGGGTGGCTCGGTTTGCTGGTGTTGTGCGTGGTGCCACCGCTGGCCCTGCGCGGGTATGTCAGCTGGCGCTATCAACGTCGGCTGCGGCGCATGATCGAACAACTGCCGCAGTTGCTTGATCACACCGTGCGCAGCCTCAAATCCGGGCGCACGCTGGCCGATGCCGTGCTCGGTGGGATCGAGGCCAGTGATTATCCGCTCAAGGACGCCATGGGCCGGGTCCAGCGCAATGTGCAACTGGGCGTAAGTCTGCCCGATGCGGTATCGGACATGGCTGAGCTTTACGAGCGCGAAGAGTTTCGCCTGTTCGCCCTCGGCCTCAAGGTCAATCATCGTTACGGCGGTAATGCCAGCGAGCTGCTGGAGAACCTGATCAGGATGATCCGCGAGCGCGATCAGGGCGCACGCCAGTTGCGCGCGATGACCGGCGAAACCCGCCTCACTGCGTGGGTGCTGGGCCTGCTGCCGATCACCATGGCCGGGTATTTCCTCATAGCCAATCCGATTTATCTGGTCGCCATGTGGCACGACCCCTCCGGGCAGCGAATGCTCGCCACCGCGTTCGCCATGCAAGCGATCGGCAGTCTTTTACTCTGGCGGATGTTGCGCAGCCTATGACGACGCCATTGATGATCAGTGCCTTGCTGCTGCTCGGCGCGAGCCTGTTGTTGCTGCTCAGCCTTGCGCAACAGCGCCGTCGCGTCCGGCAGATCAGCCGCCGACTGGAAGGCGACCTGCTGCGGCAGAATCGCTTCGGCAATCTGCTGCAAGTGCTCGGCGACAGCCGCATCGGCCAGCGCAGCGTCAAACTCGACAACGAGACCCAGACCTTGCTCAACCGTCTCGGCTGGCGCAGCGTCCGTCAGCGTTCACTTTTCGCGGCCTGTCAGATCGGCTCGCCGTTATTGCTGCTGGCGCTGACCGTGCTGCTGCAATCGGTATTTTTCCCTGGTGTGGAAAAACCATGGATCGCGCCGCTGTTCGCCCTAGGCGTCGGCTATTTGTTGCCCAAGCGGCTGCTGGTGATCGCCGTCACTCGTCGTCGAAAACAATTGGCCAATGAGATCGGAACCTTCATTCCGCTGCTGCGCATCCTCTTCGAATCCGGCATGGCCGTGGAGCAGGCGCTGCGCGTGCTGAGCCATGAGGGCCGGGCTCTGCTGCCGGTGCTGACGCAGGAACTGCGGCTGGTATTGGGCCGTGTTGATTCCGGCCTTGAACTGGGTGAAGAACTGAACAAAGCCACGCAATTACTGGCGGTCGACGAATTCACCGACACCTGTGTGATCCTGCAGCAACTGCTCTATCAGGGCGGCGGCGCGATGAAGTCGCTGCTGGCGCTCAAGCAACTGCTCGACGACCGGCGCCTGACCCGCCTGCAGGAATACATCTCGAAAATGTCTGCAAAAATGTCCGTCGTGATGATGCTGTTTCTCTTCCCGGCGTTGTTGATTGTCTTGGCCGGCCCGGGTTTCACTGCCCTGGCGAAGGCCTTGGGTGCTTGAAGGAGTGGTGATGAAAGCAATGATTGCAGGCGTGTGTTTGTTGATGCTTGGTGGTTGCGCCAACACCGGGCAAAACCCCTGGCAAGCGCTGACCAGTAACGCCAGTTGCGCGAAGCTGAGTTCCGACCAACAGCTGTCCCTGAACCTGGCCGATGACATGGCCAACGATGGCAAGCTGCACGCCAGCCTGGCCAATCTGCAAAGCCTGCCGGACAACATAGCCGACGTGCGTTTGCGTAAAGCCAAGGTGTATCGCCTGCTCGGTCGCAGCGAGGCGGAGCCGCTGTATCGCAGTCTGCTCGGTTCCTGCCTGGCGGCCGAGGCCGAACATGGTTTGGGACAATTGGCTGCGGCCAGATCCGACTTCGGCCAGGCGCAGGCACATCTGCAACGTGCCGCACGCCTGGCGCCGACTGACGAAAAAATCCGCAATGACCTTGGCGTGGTTTACCTCAATCAACTGCGCCTCGAAGACGCCCGGTTCGAGTTTCTGACCGCGATGGAGCTCAAGCAGAACGACCAATTGGCGGCGCAAAATCTGGTGACATTGCTGTTGTATCAGGACGACTGGAACCGTGCTGCCGAACTGGTCAGTCGCCTGGGCCTGAGTCCGGCGCAATTCAGCGAAGCGCAAGGCCGCGCGGAAAAACTCAAGCTGCCAAACCGCTCCACTGTCGCCGTCACGGCATTGCTCAAATAAAGGAGACCTGCGATGAAAGCCGCGATTTTTTGCCTTGGCCTGCTGGCCTTGCCGCTGAGCAGCCACGCCATCGACGCCGGCCCGGCCTCTGCCCAGCAACAGGAAACCGAAGGCTGGCTGCTGCTGCAAAGCCGCAACAAGGTGGCTTCGCCGACCGTGCAGACTCAAACCCCGGCCGAACGCGAACTGACCATGCAGCGCTGGCTGAAAAGCTACGAGCATGAGATTCCGCAATTCTTCGACCAGGACGAAGGCGGGGAAATAGACAGTGGATCCGGGGGCTGATGTGAACATCGCCAGCAAATAAAATCCGCCCCTGTAGGAGCTGCCGAAGGCTGCGATCTTTTGATGTTGTTTTTCAAAAGCAAAATCAAAAGATCGCAGCCTGCGGCAGCTCCTACAGGGGATTAGAGTTGGTAGCTGAAACTGATGCTGTAGCG
This window of the Pseudomonas fluorescens genome carries:
- a CDS encoding type II secretion system F family protein, which encodes MLKPALLIMLSLALLGLSLRLFYSGWRQGGNARVLDRLNQGQPQMTAQTLRWAGLERAFLRAGLGRPTERIGLWLLAWVFAMFIGFAVAGWLGLLVLCVVPPLALRGYVSWRYQRRLRRMIEQLPQLLDHTVRSLKSGRTLADAVLGGIEASDYPLKDAMGRVQRNVQLGVSLPDAVSDMAELYEREEFRLFALGLKVNHRYGGNASELLENLIRMIRERDQGARQLRAMTGETRLTAWVLGLLPITMAGYFLIANPIYLVAMWHDPSGQRMLATAFAMQAIGSLLLWRMLRSL
- a CDS encoding type II secretion system F family protein, with protein sequence MTTPLMISALLLLGASLLLLLSLAQQRRRVRQISRRLEGDLLRQNRFGNLLQVLGDSRIGQRSVKLDNETQTLLNRLGWRSVRQRSLFAACQIGSPLLLLALTVLLQSVFFPGVEKPWIAPLFALGVGYLLPKRLLVIAVTRRRKQLANEIGTFIPLLRILFESGMAVEQALRVLSHEGRALLPVLTQELRLVLGRVDSGLELGEELNKATQLLAVDEFTDTCVILQQLLYQGGGAMKSLLALKQLLDDRRLTRLQEYISKMSAKMSVVMMLFLFPALLIVLAGPGFTALAKALGA
- a CDS encoding tetratricopeptide repeat protein, translating into MKAMIAGVCLLMLGGCANTGQNPWQALTSNASCAKLSSDQQLSLNLADDMANDGKLHASLANLQSLPDNIADVRLRKAKVYRLLGRSEAEPLYRSLLGSCLAAEAEHGLGQLAAARSDFGQAQAHLQRAARLAPTDEKIRNDLGVVYLNQLRLEDARFEFLTAMELKQNDQLAAQNLVTLLLYQDDWNRAAELVSRLGLSPAQFSEAQGRAEKLKLPNRSTVAVTALLK
- a CDS encoding DUF3613 domain-containing protein, which encodes MKAAIFCLGLLALPLSSHAIDAGPASAQQQETEGWLLLQSRNKVASPTVQTQTPAERELTMQRWLKSYEHEIPQFFDQDEGGEIDSGSGG